The DNA sequence TCTCTTtctctatctatctatatatatatatatatatatatatatatatatatatatatatatatatatatatatatatatattatagaatcgaatatctattttatattttaaatggttgaaaaatatGGTGTGAAGTGAAAGTGTTGCTATTTCTGGCATAATGCACATGCCTGCATCCACATTCACATGCTCATGCAACACACCATGTGTACCAAATAAAAGTGCTTGTGTTGCACCCCATCACTCATACACAAAAATTCATATTCAATTCCAATCATAGGAAATTTTATTaggtaaaaattgaaattaacctctaaatttttaataaaaatcttatgataaaacagaaaaatgttaaaaacaatatttattttagacgACCCACTTCTTAACTACTATCATCTttgtgtttttataatttaatttttttcacatattttatcaatcaattcaatgtgttacaccctgaaaaaataaataaatggtgttgttaacaaatttacatactaaagttgttttttttttatgtcctatttactttttataattttttgtaaagaataattataatgtCCCACAGTTTTTGAAGTGTGACATAATTTAATTTGGGCCTATCGGTTCTGTTGGGCTACTACCAATTTACAATACTCAAGTCTTTAGTTCATAGTTATCTGAAGGTATTGCTTCTTGGTTACTGCAATTATTAACTGCACTCCCACGATAATAGAAAAATACTAAAACATCCTTTATCATAGACTAGATCATTGATCACTGCAATGCCGCCACAGAAAAAGAAGAGGGAAGAACTttgtaaaggaagaagaaaatatgcaaaataaaaaatgttctgAAAAGGTACTTTTAGAacttatcttatatattttgaaaagtttttttccAAACACATTTCATGCAGAAGTTTtcgataaaatttatttcaaaaggtAGATATATATTTCGAAAagtttattttggaaattttattCTGAAAGGCCtttttcaaatgtattttatatGTTCCAGAAAtctgattttttaaattttagtccTGATTTTAAAATCTGTTACAAAATGTCTGGAAATCCTCTTTTGAAAAgtgtttaaaattaatgttttaatagaatagttgcattaaaaaaaatctctcgTTATCATTCTCAACTTCATTGTCAACTTCCTTTGAACGGtgcataaaaaatatgtaaaatgatttgatttgagGAAAAGcaaacaattagaaaaaaaaataactaatttaaatattactattaaataattgttaattgattgtaaaaaagaagttattaactgtgatttttttaatataattaaagagaTATTCATTTCAAactagtttataaaataaataattgatgggtgacaaaaataattatcctatatttaattgtattaattaaGAGTATTTCATGGAAAAACAATCGATGCATcataattttaagtaaatattgtaaaataaccctgcattttttttctaaaagaattGCATATACAgacgaaagaaaaaaatgtttcttcgtaagataattatgtttttctaaaaattataactGCAGTATTTTCAGattgagaaattttaatttactaaataaatgtgaaataaaaattaaaaatggcagaaatacaaatatcaattaattttagtaagaacaCATATGCATgttcatattttcttataacaaaaaaaattactaaaattatttttattatgattataagaataaatttaaataatttttataatttgtcttttagatattttttttataatagttttttagttaaattttaaaaaaaatggtcaaaatgaaaaaaaaaatgattaaatttaaaataagtaattggtAAAACTAGTATGTGTTCACatttgtataataaaatataattaaattttataattttattattggtattttttttattttgcagataaatttttcatcatagataattgttctaatttttaaaatagttaaatttgaaaagaggactaaatttaaaaaaaaatcaattaaagggTAAATTtagtacaaatttattttaaagatatgttATGTAACATCAGAAACAAAATGTGGATACCAAGGATAATtccttttatataataatataaataattattttgatttaaaaaaaaaatagactgaaattaaaaataaaataaaatgtgtgtaaaaaataataatctctttataatagtatttgatttaaaaaatacttaaaaggtaaaattggacGTAAACCGTGTACAACAATACTAATATctttataatagtataaattacCATTATAATGTTTTATGTAAAAGTTTTTCCctatattttcttcaaaaatattagaaatctagatttgtttttataaagaacgagaaatatttataaaagaaaaatctaccGATAATGCAATTAGTACTATTAATAAGAAAccattttttaaacaaattagaTTCATAATAATCTTTAAATGAATCTGCATAAATTGTTGACTTTATTAGCACCATTCTAAAAATAACCAACACTCTCTTTATGCAAATAGGAAAAGTATTCGaaacaacagaaaaaaaaaacattaatgtattttttattatggtcAAATTTGGAAGATATTCAGTATTTTCTTTATGCAGATAAGTAGAGTGTTACCTGATattaaacttaataatttttaaaaaagaaaaaataattaatgaaattgcattaattgaaaacataagaaaacagacaaaaaataatatatattttttattatggtcAAATTAGGAAGATATTTCAGTATTTTCTTTATGCAGATCACCAAATTACATTCATTATATTAAActtaatagttaattttttaaaatcttttaattaacgaaattgtattaattaattaaggattaaatatattttttgtccatcaattttaagtgaaaattggaattagttttcGAAACTCTGGTCCAACATTTCAAATGCGTTTTATGGTAGTTTTTCTAGctaatattgaagtaaaaatgtgttttaTGGTAGTTTTTTAGCtaacattgaagtaaaaatgtgtcaaacggtattaaacaactcaaatattatcataaaatgcgtttaaaacatcaaatcaaCTTAAGAAAATTGGGTTTAAAGGACTAAATAAATCCACGCAGTTTTACAAttggaagactaaattgaatcaaagtttcgaaaaaagactaattccaattttcactcaaagttagacgattaaaaacatatttcacccattaattaattaagccTTATACCCGTTATATTCGATTGAGAAGTATAAATAAGTGCATCACCaaacaaaatttgaagaaaCCGCTTAATCTTCTTGTtctgaaagaaaaaaaccaGACACAACAATGGTTTGCAATTTGTGTTCTTCCCTTGTGTCTGTGTTTGCGATTTTCTTGGTTGCTTCAACCTCGTATGCAATCCCAGAAAGTGAAGTGAAAACCATATGCAGCCAAACTCAAAACTCTTCGTTTTGTTTGGCTCTTCTCATgtcaaaccctaaccctaatgcAGGCCTTGTTAACGTAACACAGTACACAATTGACGTTGCAAGAGCAAATGTGACGAACACcataaaattgattaatgatCTGATTGGTCATAGTAATGGAAGTTCGAAAAGTCACTACACAGAATGTTTGGATCATTTTGGTTCAGAAGGTGCTCTTGGTGACATTGATTACACTCAAGAGATGCTACAGAAAGGAGATTATCAAGGTGTGAATGTGGCTGCTTCTGCAGTATCAGATGATGTTGAAGATTGCATTTCAGGAGAGTCACCAAGTGATTCTCCTTACGATGATCCTTCTGATCTTCCAAAATATGCTGCAGTTATTCAATCTGTTCTTGGTGTTATTCTTGTTCTGTCAAAATATTTAAGGCACTGAAATTCTTGTTCTATCAAAATGTTTAGGGCACTGAATTATTTCATACTAATTAATTCTGCAAAATGATTACGAATAAGTTTTGTTAAGattatgatgatgattattGGCTCTGTTGATGATTAGGTTTTGTTGGAAAATTCTGCAGAATGTGTTGtgtttctacttttttttttattcagatGTGAAATTTTACTTAGAGAGACCCAATTGAATACCACCTGCACCAAATATTTGTTAATTCATTGGATTCTCTTCACAATTCTCAACAATTGAAAGCAaagatttattaataatttttaaaaacaaacaaaccctattgtttataaataattttgtatggGTTGAGTTTAGAGTAAATTAAACtcataacttaataaaaaaatggattgggtttattgtttttattagatataagtcataagatatattattttgttgaaatttataatttgaaaatgtttatttttagaatttatcgAATAAATGTTTTAGAAAGGGGTCATATTCttaacaaataaacataaataaaatctatattattattatttaataatttttgtctaGATTGAATTAATCTACATCATCCTTATATAaaggaaatatatattttttttggtaaCTACGTAATTTTGATATCATTAGAAAATgttatcatttaataaataaaacataatttctttatttaataaaataagtagtCAATACACTtttggtaattattttttatgctatattttaattacataatcttatcttttaataaataaaaataatttctttatttagtAAAACTATATAAGACGAATATatgtattatgtatattttgtgTCATCTTTTAATTAAACGAATATGATGCTGAAGagtcttttcaattttttttaatttatttttaattaaataaaagaaatatataatagagattaaatatagtattaatggatattaaatattagttatcGAAAATTATTGTGGAATGTAGAAGATCTCATCAAGTTTATCTATAAATTTGGAATTCTGTGTTACAAtaaccaatttttattttgtctggTAACCATTGAATATCATTCCTCCATCGATTGGTATTTGAGTTTCCGCACTTGATATTCAATGAGTTTGTTTATACAAATATGATGTTGAAGagtcttttcaaatttttttattttttatttttcaattaaataaaaga is a window from the Vigna unguiculata cultivar IT97K-499-35 chromosome 7, ASM411807v1, whole genome shotgun sequence genome containing:
- the LOC114189535 gene encoding pectinesterase inhibitor 1-like, whose amino-acid sequence is MVCNLCSSLVSVFAIFLVASTSYAIPESEVKTICSQTQNSSFCLALLMSNPNPNAGLVNVTQYTIDVARANVTNTIKLINDLIGHSNGSSKSHYTECLDHFGSEGALGDIDYTQEMLQKGDYQGVNVAASAVSDDVEDCISGESPSDSPYDDPSDLPKYAAVIQSVLGVILVLSKYLRH